From Bradyrhizobium sp. NDS-1, the proteins below share one genomic window:
- a CDS encoding ABC transporter ATP-binding protein: MKTLSLRNLGKTYFDPYAGAHVTAVHDVSLDVEPGEFISVVGPSGCGKTTILNMIAGFIPYSKGDILLDGKPVHGPGPERGVVFQSFALFPWKTVLDNVGFGPKMRGVPKAERDRIAREYLALAGLSHAAHRYPNELSGGMQQRVGVVRALANNPDVLLMDEPFASVDAQTRMTLQEELTRIWQERKPTVIFITHDVQEAVFLANRVVVLSKGRVLDQIAVDLPRPRVWDDLVKDDDFKQLSARVLQMVRAA; the protein is encoded by the coding sequence ATGAAGACGCTCTCGCTGCGCAATCTCGGCAAGACCTATTTCGATCCTTACGCAGGCGCGCATGTCACCGCCGTCCACGACGTCTCGCTGGACGTCGAGCCCGGCGAATTCATCTCGGTGGTCGGCCCCTCCGGCTGCGGCAAGACGACGATCCTGAACATGATCGCCGGTTTCATCCCTTATTCGAAGGGAGACATTCTGCTCGACGGCAAGCCGGTGCACGGGCCCGGCCCCGAGCGGGGCGTCGTGTTCCAGTCGTTCGCGCTGTTCCCCTGGAAGACGGTGCTCGACAATGTCGGCTTCGGCCCGAAGATGCGCGGCGTGCCGAAGGCCGAGCGCGACCGCATCGCGCGCGAATACCTCGCGCTCGCCGGACTTTCGCACGCGGCGCACCGCTACCCCAACGAACTTTCCGGCGGCATGCAGCAGCGCGTCGGCGTGGTGCGTGCACTCGCCAACAATCCCGATGTCCTGCTGATGGACGAGCCGTTTGCGAGCGTCGATGCGCAGACGCGCATGACGCTTCAGGAGGAACTGACCCGCATCTGGCAGGAGCGCAAGCCGACGGTGATCTTCATCACCCATGACGTGCAGGAGGCCGTGTTTCTCGCCAATCGCGTGGTCGTGCTGTCGAAGGGACGCGTGCTCGACCAGATCGCGGTCGACCTTCCGCGCCCGCGCGTCTGGGACGATCTCGTCAAGGACGACGACTTCAAGCAGCTCTCCGCGCGGGTGCTTCAGATGGTGCGCGCGGCATGA